Below is a genomic region from Streptomyces sp. NBC_00461.
AGGGCGGAGAGCTGCGACGCCTCGCCGACCTGGCACTGGCGGAGGTCGAGTCGTACGTCCGTGGCCGGCCCTTCGCCCATCCCGTACGGCCCGAAACCCTGGCCCGCCTCGCCTGACACCTGCAGCCGCTGACGAAGACCGCCGCAACGAACAGGAGACGTGGCCCCGCCATGCCCGACCGTCCCCTCGCCCTCCCCGCCGACGACCGCACCCTCAGCCCCCGCACCGGCTACACCCGCGCCCACTGGGAGGCCGCCGCCGACGGGCTGCTGACCGCGGCCCTGCGCTACGCCACCCCCGGCCACGCCCTGATCGACCTGCCCGGCCCGCCGTCCAGGTCCGGGGTGCGCTCGGACGGCCTGGAAGGCTTCGCGCGTACGTTCCTGCTGGCCGCGTTCCGCACGGCCGGAGCGTCCGGCAAGGACCCGCACGGCTTCCTGGAGCGGTACACCGCCGGTCTCACGCGGGGCACCCGCACCCCCGGGCGCGACGACGCCGAGTCCTGGCCGGAGATCGGACACCACGGGATCCAGGGCCAGCCCATGGTGGAATCCGCGTCCGTGGCGCTGGCCCTGCGCCTCACCGCGCCCTGGACCTGGGACACCCTGCCCACCGCCGACCAGGACCGCGTCGAGCACTGGTTGCGCGGCGCGCTGCGGCACACGCCCGCCCCCAACAACTGGTACCTCTTCCCGCTGACCGTGGCGGGCTTCCTCGAAGCAGTGGGGCGCGGCGACGCCGAGACACAGCGTGCCATCGAGCGCGGGCTCGTCCTGCTGAACGGCTGGTACCAGGGACAGGGCTGGTACTCGGACGGCGACGGCCGCTCCTTCGACCACTACAACGGCTGGGCCCTGCACTTCTACCCGCTGCTGCACGCCCACCTCGTCAAGGACCGGACACTGCTCGGCCAACTGGGCCCGCGGCTGAGGGAGTTCCTCGAAGGCTTCGCCATGCTCTTCGACGCCAACGGCGCCCCGATCCACCACGGACGCTCCCTGACCTACCGCTTCGCCGCCGGCACCGCCGTGGCCCTCGGCGCCCTCACCGGCGAAACCCCGCTCGCCCCCGGCGCCACCCGCCGCATCCTCAGCGGGGCGCTGCGGCACTTCCTCGACCGCGGCGCGCCCGGCGCGGACGGCATCCTCAGCCTCGGCTGGTACGGCCCGCACGCGGCGACCCTGCAGAACTACTCCGGTCCCGGCTCCCCGTACTGGGCCTCGAAGGGCTTCCTCGCACTGCTGCTCCCGCCCGGGCATCCGGTGTGGACGGCCACCGAGGAGAGGGCACCCGTCGAGGGGCCCGACCGCACGCTCGCCCTTCCCGCGCCCGGACTGCTCATCCAGACCACAGGCGCGGACGGCCTCACCCGCCTGCACAATCACGGCAGTTACAAGCTCGACTCCCGCGAGCCGGAGCGCGCGCCCGGCAACCCGCTCTACGCCCGCCTCGCGTACTCCACCCGCACCGGCCCCACCGGTGCCGCCAACGTCCCCGACAACCACATCGCGCTCCAGGCACGCGGCACCCGCAGCGCCCGCCTGCGCATCAACCCCCTGGCCGCCGGCCCCGACTGGCTCGCCTCCTGGCACCGGCCCGTCTTCCCCGACGGCGGCCCCGTCCTCCCCTCGGCCCGCATCGAGAGCTTCACGCTGACCCGCGGCAGACTGGAAGTACGCGTCCACCGCACGGTCGGCGTCCCGCCGGGAACGACGATCCACCACACCGGCTGGGCCGTCGCCCTGTCACCCGAACTCGCCGCCGAAGCAGAACAGACACCGGAGACACAGCTCAACGGTGCAGAAGTGACAAGTCAGTTGCTCGGCCTGCACGGCTGGCCCGCGCAGCGCACGGTCCGCGCCCCCCAGGGCACCGCCTACGGCCCCTGGGCCCTGGTCCCCGAGCTCACCGGAACCGTGGGCGAGTCGGACTCCGGCACGGTGTTCGTCGCCCTGGCCTCCCTCACGGGTGAACCGGACCCGGCCCCCCTCGCCGGACAGGCCACCGCCGAGGCGAACGGCCTCGCCGTCACGATCCGCTGGGCCGACGGAGCCCGTACGGTCATCGATTTCGGCACCCACGACGGTCCCTCCGTCACCGAGGAGCCGTCATGACGCTCCGCCTGGGGCTGTGCTCCGTCACCCTGCGCCACCTGGACGCGGCCGGCGTCATCGAGGCCGCGGCTGACGCGGGCCTGGAGTGCGTCGAATGGGGAGCCGACATCCACGTACCCGCCGGGGACGAGGCCGTCGCCGCCGATGTCCGCGCCGCCACCGAGAAGGCGGGCCTGGCGGTCGCCTCATACGGCTCCTACTACCGGGCCGGACACACCGACCCGGCTGCCTTCGGCGGCGTCCTCCGCTCGGCCGTGCGGCTCGGTGCGCCCCGCATCCGGATCTGGGCCGGCGCCGCGGGCACCGAGGAGACGTCGCCCGACGGGAGGGCGGCGGTCATCGCGGACACCCGTCGCGCGGGGGCGCTCGCGGCCGACGCGGGCATCCACCTCGCGTTCGAGTTCCACCGCAACACCCTGACCGACGGCGCCGACCGTACCCTCCAGTTGCTCGACGAGATCGGCCGCCCCGATGTCCGCACGTATTGGCAACCGCCGCTCGACGTACCCGACGTGGACGCGCTGGTCGGCCTCGACGCCCTGGCCAACCGTGTCGCCGCGGTGCACGCCTTCTCCTGGTGGCCCGCAACCACCCGGCACCCGCTCTCCTCTCGCGCCGCACTGTGGCGGGCGGCCCTCGACCACCTGCGTGGGCAGGGCCAACCCCTGGACGTCCTCCTGGAGTTCGTCCCCGACAACGACGAGAAGGTGCTCGCGCGCGAAGCCCGGACTCTCCGGTCACTCGCAGCCCGATAGATCGATAGATCGGACCTCTCGCACCTCATTGACGCACCACACCCTCATCCCTATGTTGCAACGCGGAATAGCTCCGATGAATCGCTGAGTCTGCTTGGAGGCAACGTGTCCTGCCCCTCCGCTCCCGACCCGTCCAGACGTACCGTCCTCGCCACCGGATCCGCCCTCGGCGGCGCACTGCTGACCTCCGGCCTGACCACCCCGGCGAGCGCGGCCGAGCAGGCCGACCAGGTCGACGAGACCACCACTTCACTCCAGGACCCCTGGCGGAGCGTGCTCGACGACGCCGACATGGTCTGGCAATTGATGCCGACGGACTGGTACGAAGGCCCGTTCCTCGGCAACGGCTTCCTCGGCTCCGGCATCTACGCCGAACCCGGTGCCGCATCGACCGCGGTGCGCTTCAACGTCCAGCACTCCGAAGTGCAGGACCACCGCCCCGAGTTCGGCTCCCTCTTCGGCCTGGCCCGGCTGCCGATCGGACACTTCACCCTGGAGCCGGTGGGCGCGATCACCGGCCTGGACTGGCGACTGTCGCTGCACGACGCCGAGTTGACCGGCACCCTCACCACCGAAAAGGGCACCCTGAGCCTGCGTGCTCTGGTCCACAACGACCGTTCCGTCCTCGCCGTGGAGGTGACACCGAGCGAGGGCGAGCGGGGATTCCGCTGGGTGTTCCACCCGGCCGAGGCGATCAGCCCGCGCGCCGCCTTCAAACCACTGCCGGACGGCTACCAGGGCAACCCACCGGCGCGGGTCGCCGACCATGACGGGGTGAGCGCCGCCGTGCAGCCCCTGCTGGCGGGCGGACAGCACGTCACCGCGTGGCGGGAGCGGACCAGGGGCAGGTCGCGGACACTGTACGCGCACGTGGCGTACTCCCACCCGCAGACCACGGCCCTGGACCGGGCGCTCAGGACGGTCCGCACCACGGCCCAACTCCCGTACTCCGCACTGGCGGTGACCCACCGCGCCTGGTGGCACGCCTACTACCGCAAGAGTTTTCTGTCCGTCCCCGACGCCCGTATCCAGCGCTTCTACTGGATCCAGCTGTACAAGGCCGCCTCCGCGGCCCGCCGCGACGCACCCGTGATGGCGACCAGCGGCCCCTGGCTGGAGCCGACCCCGTGGCCCAACACCTGGTGGAACCTCAACGCCCAGCTGGAGTACTGGCTCATCCACGGCTCCAACCACCTCGAACTCGACGCCATCACCCGGGCGTTGAGCGAATTTAGGGACAACCTGGCCAAGGAGGTGGCGGCGCCGTACCGTGCCGACTCGATCGGCATCCCGCGGACCACCGACCCCCATCTGGTGAACGGCGCGGCCGGCACCCTCACCGGCTACGGCGTCGGCATCCCCGGCCAGGACCCGCCGACCCCCGAAGTCGGCGACCTCACCTGGGCGTTGCACAACGTCTGGCTCAGCTACCGCCACACCATGGACCAGTCGATCCTCCGGGACGTCCTCTTCCCCCTCCTCCGCAAGGCGATCAACTACTACCTGCACTTCACCGAGCCCGGCCCGGACGGCAAACTGCACCTGCCCGCCACCTTCTCCCCGGAGTACGGCGGCGACTCACGCGACTGCAACTACGACCTGATGCTCCTGACCTGGGGCTGCCGCACGCTCATCGAATCCACCGAACTCCTCGGCATAGAGGACCCGTTGGTGCCCCGCTGGCAGGAGGTACTGGCGAAGCGGACGCCGTATCCGACGGACGCCAACGGCTTCATGATCGGCGCCGACATCCCCTTCGCGAAGTCGCACCGCCACTACTCGCATCTCCTCGCCGTCTACCCGCTGTACGAGCTCACCGGCCGCACCCCCGACGAACGCGCGCTGATCGAGAAGTCGCTGGCGCACTGGGTGGGCTTCGAGGGCGCCCTCCAGGGCTACACCTTCACGGGCGCCGCCTCGATGTCGGCGCTGCTCGGCAAGGGCGAGGACGCGCTGAACTACCTCGGCGAACTCATGACCCGCTTCATCAAGCCCAACACCATGTACCTGGAGTCGGGCCCCGTCATCGAGACCCCGCTGTCGGCGGCCCAGTCCCTGCACGACATGATCTGCCAGTCCTGGGGCGGCGTCATCAGGGTGTTCCCCGCGCTGCCCGCCGCCTGGGCGGACCTGGCCGTGCACAACTTCCGTACCCAGGGCGCCTTCCTGATGAGCGCGCACCGCCGAGGCGGCACCACCCGCTGGGTGGAGGTGTTCAGCGAGGCGGGCGCTCCCTGCGTCGTACGGCACGGCATCGCGGGACCGCTCGACGTACGGGACCGACGGGGCCACCCCCTCAGGTACACCGACGCCGGCAGCGGCGCGATCCACCTCACCCTCCGCAAGGGGGAGTCGGCGCTGATCACCACCAGGGGCGACCGGCCCGACCTGACCGTCGCACCCGTACGGCCGAACGGGGACGCGCCCCGCTGGGGGCTGCCGGTCGCCTGAGCACGATCGCGCGGTGGCGAACTGGAACAATGAGGCCTCGCAGTCGTCGCCGACCTCGGCACCACCTCCACCCGCGACCTCCTGCACCGGGCCGAAGAGGTGCTCGGCTTTCTGCCCCGGCTGCGGCGGACCACCGAGGACATCCTGAGCAGCAACCCGGGCATCACCGCATAGCAAGGGAGGGATTCCCAGGGATTCCCAGGGATTGATCCCGCATGTGGTATCGATCGATACCGTTTCAGATGCATGGACGGCTGTAACCTGGCCCCATGAGCGCCGACGGTCCCCCCAGAACCACCACCCCGCGCGCGACCGACCGCCCCGGGGACGCATCGCCCTTCGCGCTCGGCCTGCTGCTGCGCCGGGCGCACTGGCGGGCCGCCGCGGTGATGGGGGAGGCGCTCCGGCCGCTCGGCATCGAGCTGCGGCACTTCGCCGTGCTGATCGTGCTGGTCGACCAAGGGCCCACGGTGCAGCGGGACTTGGCGGCGGCGACAGGGACCGACAAGGCCGGAATCATGCGCGTCGTCGACGACCTGGAGCGCAAGGGGCTCGCCGTACGCAAGTCCGTTCCCGGGGACCGGCGGGCGCGGGCGGTGGAGATCACGCCTCAGGGGCTCGAACTCTTCGACGCGGCCCATGCGGCGGCGCAACCGCAGTCCGAGCGCCTGGTCGCCGGCCTCGGGTCGGGCGATGCGGAGAAGCTGACGGAACTGCTGACCCGGATCGCCCACTCTGGGGACGAAGAGGCGTGAGCGCGCCCACGGAGCGGTTGGCTGCCGCGCGGGCGCGCCGCGTCTGATCCGGCCCGCCCGGTTATGCGGCGAGGCGCTCCGCGAGTTCCTTCGCCTTGGCGCTCGCCTGCTCGAAGGCGCGCTCGCGGGACGCCTCGTAGAGCGGGAGCAGTTCGGACATCGCCGGGTTGCGGGACGCCATGGTGAGTTCCGGGACGATGAACTCGACGTCCAGGCCGAGGGTGTCCTTGAGGACCGCCTCCAGGTAGTTCTGTACGAAGTCGAAGCCCTCGCGCGGGCTGCCCGGCGCGTAGGAGCCGCCGCGGCTGGCGACGACCACGGCCGGAGTGCCCTGCGCCGAGGGGTGCTCGCCCGCGGTGCGGCCGAGCAGAAGCACGCTGTCCAGCCATGCCTTGAGGGTCGACGGGATCGAGAAGTTGTACATGGGCGCGCCGATCAGGACGAGGTCGGCCCGCTCCAGTTCCTCGATGAGCTTCACGCGCGCGGCGAACGCGGCGGACTGCTCCGGGGTGCGCTCCGACGGGGAGACGTAACCGGCTGACCAGGCGGCGGCCGTGATGTGCGGGACAGGGTCGGCGGCGAGGTCGCGGTGGATCACCGTGCCCTGCGGATGCTGTTCCTTCCAGGCCTCGCGGAAGGCGGCCGTGACCGAACGGGACGAGGACGCCTCGCCCGGGAACACGGACGAGTCGAGGTGCAGCAGCGTGGCCATCGTTTTCTCCAGAATGCCGAGCCCGGGGCGGGACGCCGAGGGCTGAAGGGTCGTGCTCAACAATAGTTAAACACGAGAAGGTATCGAGTGATACGATCTTGATCGCAACCAAAGCGGCATGTGTCGAGCGGACGAGGGAGCAGGGGAGCATGGACGTCTACGAGGCGGTCACGAGCCGCCGGGCGGTGCGTGGATTCACCGACCGGGAGGTTCCGAGGGAGACGCTGGAGCGTGTCCTGTCCGCCGCGGCCTGGTCGCCGTCGGGATCGAACATCCAGCCGTGGCACGCCTATGTGCTGACCGGCCGGCCTCTCGCCGAGGTCAAGAAGCGCGCCGGCGAACGCCTGGCCACAGGCGACCCCTGGGACGAGCCGGAGTACGAGCAGTACCCGCCCACACTGAAGTCCCCCTATCGCGAGCGCCGGTCCGCCTTCGGCGAGCAGCGCTACGGCTCACTCGGCATTTCGCGCGAGGACCTGGAGGCGCGTCAGCGAGCCGCCTCCGCGAACTGGGACTGCTTCGGCGCGTCCGCGGCCCTGTTCTGCTACATCGACCGCGGCATGGGCGCGCCGCAATGGGCCGATGCCGGCATGTGGCTGCAGACCGTCATGGTGCTGCTGCGGGCCGAAGGGCTGCACAGCTGCCCGCAGATGGCGTGGGCGAAGTTCCACCGGAGCGTCGCGGAGGTCGTCTCGCCGCCCGGCGAACTCATGCTCTTCTGCGGCATGTCCATCGGGTTCGAGGACGTCACGGTCCATGACTCCCGTACGGGACGGGCGCCGCTCGACGAGACCGTCACGTTCGTCGACGGCTGCTGAGGCCCCGTCCTCCCGGCCTGTGTGCGGCCTGTTTCCTGCCGCGCCCCATAAGTGTTCTTATGTCATATTGCGCACAAACCCCCGACGAAAGGCATGTCATGAAGTTCGCGGTCATCGGCGGTACCGGACTGATCGGTTCGCAGGTCGTCAAGAACCTGAAGGCCGCCGGGCACGAGGCGGTCCCGCACTCGAAGTCCACCGGAGTCGACGTCATCACCGGCCAGGGACTGGACGCGGCGACGGCGGGAGCCGACGTCGTCGTCAACCTGACGAACTCGCCGACCTTCGACGAAGCCTCCCCGGCGTTCTTCCAGACCTCGATGGACAACCTCCTGGCCGCGGCGCACAAGGGCGGCGTCCGCCACTTCGTCATCCTCTCGATCGTCGGCACGGACCAGGTGCCGGAACTGGACTACTACCGCGCCAAGGCGCTCCAGGAGCACATCCTCGCGGACGGGCCGGTCCCCTACTCGATCGTCCGGGCGACGCAGTTCATGGAGTTCATGGACGCCGTCCTGTCCTGGACCACGGAAGGCGACACCGTCCGGCTGCCCGCCACGCCGATCCAGCCGATCGCCGCCAAGGACGTGGCCGAGGCGGTGACGGAGGTCGCCACCGGCGCCCCGCTGAACGGCATCCGCAACATCGGCGGCCCCGACATCTTCAGCCTCGACGAGCTGGGCCGGCTCACCCTGACCCGCAAGGGCGACAGCCGTACGGTCGTCACCGACCCCACCGCCGGCATGTTCGCCGTCGTCAAGGGCGACGTCCTCACCGACAAGGAAGCCCACCTCGCCCCCACCCGCTACACCGACTGGCTCTCCTGACGCGCGGACCGCGGTGCCGGTGACCGGTGCGGTCGCTCCGGGCCCCGGCCGGACGGCCGGCGCCCGACCGGCGACATCCCTCCGGGGGTGCCGGATGATCAGATCGGCTCCGCGCCCCTCGTACCCTGGTCCCCGTGCCGTCCTCCCGCCTCCATCGCGTCGCCGTCCTCGTGCTCGAAGGGGCGAAGCCGCTCGATGTCGGCATCCCGGCGCAGGTGTTCACGACCCGCGCGAGCATGCCGTACGAGGTGCGGGTGTGCGGTGCGGCCCCCGGGCTCGTGACCGGCGGCGACGGCCTGGCGTACCACGTCGCCGACGGCCTCGACGCGCTCGCGTGGGCCGACATCGTGTTCGTGCCCGGCTACCGGTTCCCGGACCGTGAGGACCCGCCGTGGGCCGTCGTCGACGCGCTGATCGCCGCCCACGACCGGGGCGCGCGGCTCGCGGCCATTTCCACGGGCGCCTTCGCGCTCGCCGCCACGGGCCTGCTCGACGGCCGGCGCGCCACGACGCACTGGCATTACACGAAGGCACTGGCGGACAGGCATCCGCTCGTCCAGGTCGACGAGAACGTCCTGTTCGTCGACGCGGGCAGCGTGCTGACCTCGGCCGGTGCCGCCTCCGGCATCGACCTGTGCCTGCACATCCTGCGCCGCGACCTCGGCGTGGCCGCCTCGAACCACGCGGCCCGGCGCCTGGTCGCGGCCCCCTACCGCAGCGGCGGCCAGGCGCAGTACGTACCT
It encodes:
- a CDS encoding glycosyl hydrolase family 95 catalytic domain-containing protein — translated: MSCPSAPDPSRRTVLATGSALGGALLTSGLTTPASAAEQADQVDETTTSLQDPWRSVLDDADMVWQLMPTDWYEGPFLGNGFLGSGIYAEPGAASTAVRFNVQHSEVQDHRPEFGSLFGLARLPIGHFTLEPVGAITGLDWRLSLHDAELTGTLTTEKGTLSLRALVHNDRSVLAVEVTPSEGERGFRWVFHPAEAISPRAAFKPLPDGYQGNPPARVADHDGVSAAVQPLLAGGQHVTAWRERTRGRSRTLYAHVAYSHPQTTALDRALRTVRTTAQLPYSALAVTHRAWWHAYYRKSFLSVPDARIQRFYWIQLYKAASAARRDAPVMATSGPWLEPTPWPNTWWNLNAQLEYWLIHGSNHLELDAITRALSEFRDNLAKEVAAPYRADSIGIPRTTDPHLVNGAAGTLTGYGVGIPGQDPPTPEVGDLTWALHNVWLSYRHTMDQSILRDVLFPLLRKAINYYLHFTEPGPDGKLHLPATFSPEYGGDSRDCNYDLMLLTWGCRTLIESTELLGIEDPLVPRWQEVLAKRTPYPTDANGFMIGADIPFAKSHRHYSHLLAVYPLYELTGRTPDERALIEKSLAHWVGFEGALQGYTFTGAASMSALLGKGEDALNYLGELMTRFIKPNTMYLESGPVIETPLSAAQSLHDMICQSWGGVIRVFPALPAAWADLAVHNFRTQGAFLMSAHRRGGTTRWVEVFSEAGAPCVVRHGIAGPLDVRDRRGHPLRYTDAGSGAIHLTLRKGESALITTRGDRPDLTVAPVRPNGDAPRWGLPVA
- a CDS encoding nitroreductase translates to MDVYEAVTSRRAVRGFTDREVPRETLERVLSAAAWSPSGSNIQPWHAYVLTGRPLAEVKKRAGERLATGDPWDEPEYEQYPPTLKSPYRERRSAFGEQRYGSLGISREDLEARQRAASANWDCFGASAALFCYIDRGMGAPQWADAGMWLQTVMVLLRAEGLHSCPQMAWAKFHRSVAEVVSPPGELMLFCGMSIGFEDVTVHDSRTGRAPLDETVTFVDGC
- a CDS encoding MarR family winged helix-turn-helix transcriptional regulator is translated as MSADGPPRTTTPRATDRPGDASPFALGLLLRRAHWRAAAVMGEALRPLGIELRHFAVLIVLVDQGPTVQRDLAAATGTDKAGIMRVVDDLERKGLAVRKSVPGDRRARAVEITPQGLELFDAAHAAAQPQSERLVAGLGSGDAEKLTELLTRIAHSGDEEA
- a CDS encoding DUF2264 domain-containing protein translates to MPDRPLALPADDRTLSPRTGYTRAHWEAAADGLLTAALRYATPGHALIDLPGPPSRSGVRSDGLEGFARTFLLAAFRTAGASGKDPHGFLERYTAGLTRGTRTPGRDDAESWPEIGHHGIQGQPMVESASVALALRLTAPWTWDTLPTADQDRVEHWLRGALRHTPAPNNWYLFPLTVAGFLEAVGRGDAETQRAIERGLVLLNGWYQGQGWYSDGDGRSFDHYNGWALHFYPLLHAHLVKDRTLLGQLGPRLREFLEGFAMLFDANGAPIHHGRSLTYRFAAGTAVALGALTGETPLAPGATRRILSGALRHFLDRGAPGADGILSLGWYGPHAATLQNYSGPGSPYWASKGFLALLLPPGHPVWTATEERAPVEGPDRTLALPAPGLLIQTTGADGLTRLHNHGSYKLDSREPERAPGNPLYARLAYSTRTGPTGAANVPDNHIALQARGTRSARLRINPLAAGPDWLASWHRPVFPDGGPVLPSARIESFTLTRGRLEVRVHRTVGVPPGTTIHHTGWAVALSPELAAEAEQTPETQLNGAEVTSQLLGLHGWPAQRTVRAPQGTAYGPWALVPELTGTVGESDSGTVFVALASLTGEPDPAPLAGQATAEANGLAVTIRWADGARTVIDFGTHDGPSVTEEPS
- a CDS encoding GlxA family transcriptional regulator; the protein is MPSSRLHRVAVLVLEGAKPLDVGIPAQVFTTRASMPYEVRVCGAAPGLVTGGDGLAYHVADGLDALAWADIVFVPGYRFPDREDPPWAVVDALIAAHDRGARLAAISTGAFALAATGLLDGRRATTHWHYTKALADRHPLVQVDENVLFVDAGSVLTSAGAASGIDLCLHILRRDLGVAASNHAARRLVAAPYRSGGQAQYVPRSVPEPLGERFAATREWALHRLDEPLGLETLAEHAAVSPRTFSRRFVEDTGYTPMQWVMRARIDLARELLERSERSVEQIANDVGLGTGANLRLHFQRILATTPSEYRRTFTQGE
- a CDS encoding sugar phosphate isomerase/epimerase family protein yields the protein MTLRLGLCSVTLRHLDAAGVIEAAADAGLECVEWGADIHVPAGDEAVAADVRAATEKAGLAVASYGSYYRAGHTDPAAFGGVLRSAVRLGAPRIRIWAGAAGTEETSPDGRAAVIADTRRAGALAADAGIHLAFEFHRNTLTDGADRTLQLLDEIGRPDVRTYWQPPLDVPDVDALVGLDALANRVAAVHAFSWWPATTRHPLSSRAALWRAALDHLRGQGQPLDVLLEFVPDNDEKVLAREARTLRSLAAR
- a CDS encoding FMN-dependent NADH-azoreductase — its product is MATLLHLDSSVFPGEASSSRSVTAAFREAWKEQHPQGTVIHRDLAADPVPHITAAAWSAGYVSPSERTPEQSAAFAARVKLIEELERADLVLIGAPMYNFSIPSTLKAWLDSVLLLGRTAGEHPSAQGTPAVVVASRGGSYAPGSPREGFDFVQNYLEAVLKDTLGLDVEFIVPELTMASRNPAMSELLPLYEASRERAFEQASAKAKELAERLAA
- a CDS encoding SDR family oxidoreductase; amino-acid sequence: MKFAVIGGTGLIGSQVVKNLKAAGHEAVPHSKSTGVDVITGQGLDAATAGADVVVNLTNSPTFDEASPAFFQTSMDNLLAAAHKGGVRHFVILSIVGTDQVPELDYYRAKALQEHILADGPVPYSIVRATQFMEFMDAVLSWTTEGDTVRLPATPIQPIAAKDVAEAVTEVATGAPLNGIRNIGGPDIFSLDELGRLTLTRKGDSRTVVTDPTAGMFAVVKGDVLTDKEAHLAPTRYTDWLS